Genomic segment of Oncorhynchus tshawytscha isolate Ot180627B linkage group LG13, Otsh_v2.0, whole genome shotgun sequence:
CGTTTCTCCaaaagggaggagggggtgggttgACGGACAACATCCCCCTCAAAACTTCTTAAAGACAAGCCAACGGTGCTTGTAACAAAAAGTAATGTAATATAACAGAGTTATGTAAGATAGATAAAACCGTTTTTATAGTCACCGGAAAAGTGTGTGCGTGAGAGACGTTCCAGAGAAGATCTAAAccacaatgtgtgtgtctgtagagaAAACAATCTTTCCTTGAGTGATACTGAAcgaaaataacacacacacacacacacacacacacacacacacacacacacacgaggcagCCGGGGATAAGGACTAACTAAAGGCAGCAGGGGTTAAGGACTAACTAAAGGCAGCAGGGGTTAAGGACTAACCAAAGGCAGCAGGGGTTAAGGACTAACCAAAGGCAGCAGGGGATAAGGACTAACTAAAGGCAGCAGGGGATAAGGACTAACCAAAGGCAGCAGGGGTTAAGGACTAACCAAAGGCAGCAGGGGATAAGGACTAACCAAAGGCAGCAGGGGTTAAGGACTAACCAAAGGCAGCAGGGGTTAAGGACTAACTAAAGGCAGCAGGGGATAAGGACTAACCAAAGGCAGCAGGGGATAAGGACTAACCAAAGGCAGCAGGGGATAAGGACTAACCAAAGGCAGCAGGGGATAAGGACTAACTAAAGGCAGCAGGGGTTGACTGTACTACAGTCATTAGGTTATCAGTGCCCACAGTCACATACAATCATAAGCAAAAGGTAATTGAAGCACAGCAGAGCATTGCCCAGAATATTAGCAGCAGGCGCTAGTCCCGAAGCTAATGTGCCCAGAGTATTAGCAGCAGGTGCTAGTCCAGAAGCTAATGTGCCCAGTCCTATTAGCAGCAGGCGCTAGTCCTGAAGCTAATGTGCCCAGTCCTATTAGCAGCAGGCGCTAGTCCTGAAGCTAATGTGCCCAGTCCTATTAGCAGCAGGCACTAGTCCAGAAGCTAATGTGCCCAGTCCTATTAGCTGCAGGCACTAGTCCAGAAGCTAATGTGCCAAGAATATTAGCAGCAGGCACTAGTCCAGAAGCTAATGTGCCCAGAATATTAGCAGCAGGCACTAGTCCAGAAGCTAATGTGCCCAGAGTATTAGCAGCAGGCGCTAGTCCAGAAGCTAATGTGCCCAGAGTATTAGCAGCAGGCGCTAGTCCAGAAGCTAATGTGCCCAGAATATTAGCAGCAGGCGCTAGCCCAGAAGCTAATGTGCCCAAAGTATTAGCAGCAGGCGCTAGTCCAGAAGCTAATGTGCCCAGTCCTATTAGCAGCAGGCGTTAGTCCAGAAGCTAATGTGCCAAGAATATTAGCAGCAGGCGCTAGTCCAGAAGCTAATGTGCCAAGAATATTAGCAGCAGGCGCTAGTCCAGAAGCTAATGTGCCCAGAGTATTAGCAGCAGGCGCTAGTCCAGAAGCTAATGTGCCCAGAGTATTAGCAGCAGGCGCTAGTCCAGAAGCTAATGTGCCCAGAGTATTAGCAGCAGGCGCTAGTCCAGAAGCTAATGTGCCCAGAGTATTAGCAGCAGGCGCTAGTCCAGAAGCTAATGTGCCCAGTCCTATTAGCAGCAGGCACTAGTCCAGAAGCTAATGTACCGAATCCTATTAGCAGCAGGCACTAGTCCAGAAGCTAATGTGCCCAGTCCTATTAGCAGCAGGCACTAGTCCAGAAGCTAATGTGCCCAGTCCAATGCTTGTTTAACAACTGTTCTAACAATGTTTGTGTAAGTTGGTTTGATGTTCCTGCTAACAAATACACTCTAAAAATAACCATCAGAGAGTATGGTTATGGCATTAGAGGCTtgttttgggtgtgtgtgtgtgtgtaccaaataGCACTCAAGACGCAGTGAACAGAAACAAATTGTGAGCGGAGCTAGAATCTTTATCCCAGAGCCATATTCCGAGCAGTTTCTCTCCCCAAGAGCTGTAGAGAATGATATGGAGCTCCATATTTGCTCCAAAAACTCCATCGCTATAACATTCTactgagtacacacacactcacgcacacacaaacactcaacagAATCATGCTTTGTAAGGTGATTCATGCTTTGTAAGGTGATTCTCCTTCAACACATCATTAGCAGCCTCGTATGTAATACACGTCAGAACGCATAACTCCAtctacctgtgttgatttccCAGAGGATTTTATCCATAACAACAGCAAACATTCAGCCTCCTCTCCTGCAACATGAAAACACAACTTTTGaccacttagacacacacacgttGGCAATGTTACTCACCACTCTGGGTTTGGCTCTCTGTGGGGCTGGTGTGGTCAGCTCCTCACTGCTCTTCCTCTGCAGTCTGGGTTCTCTGGCACCAGTGGGAGTAGCAGGGCTGGAGTTGGACCCGTCTGGTACAGGCACCGTTCCTCCAGACCCAGGCCCAGACGGCTCCCCCTCGCACCCAGGAGCATTCAGAGCCAGAATATACCGCTTGGTCACATCCTCCAGGGAGGGGGCCTCCACACCAGTGGGCTGACACAGGATGGAGGGTTCAGAGGCGGGTAGCAAGGCAGGCGGGGGCTGTGGAGGTGGGGAGATAGGGATGAAGGTGGCAGGTTCGCTGGCGTGGCGGACGTGCTTGGACCTGGCTTTGGATTTAGGGGGGGGTGGGGGCAGTGGGGGGTTGAGCTCAGTCTGGTCTTGATCCTGGCTCTCCTCTGGACCGTGGTCTTCTGGACCTGGTTCCGAGTGGTCCAGCTCCTCCGATGCTGTTTGTGCGACTCGGTTGGAGCGTTTCCTGGAGGCCCGCCGGCCCATTTTGGGAGATAGAACCTCCGCAAGTTCGGGGTCAAAGTTCAATATCTGCCCCCCTCCATCTGTGTCATCACCATAGAGACAGGAGTGCAGCTCCCGTTCTGATTGGGAGCGGAGTTTGCCACCTTCATTGTTGACAAGGCGACTACGTAATGGACGTCCACGTTCGTCTCCGAGCTCCCACAGCTCGTCTCTCTGCTCACTCAGGATTGGCTCACTGCTGGAGGGCGGGATCTGACCAAGCTGATCCAGCTCACTGATTGGTTCGTTGGGGTGATGGTGACTTTTGAACCCTGATTCGTCAAGCAGGTGGCCATCACCACGGCGACTGGGGTCCGAGAAGGACTTCTTCTTCGTGGCTTTCCCGTTGTTTTTGTCATCTGTCATCAATCTGTCCATTGCTCCTGGCTCTGCAACAATGCTCCGGATCACATTGCTGTAGTCGTCACGGAGACTATCGTCACGGAGACCACCGTCACTGTACACCGATAGCTCGCTGGTCACGCTGCCCGTGCACTCTGATAGATCAGCTGCAGAGGATGACTCTGGGACACTTCCTCCTCCGACTCCTCCTGCCCccttggaggagagagagagcgaccccAGCAGGTTACTATCCACAGAGAAACTGTTATTCCCTTCTTCTGACACAGAGTGGCGCCGGTGAGGCATGGGGTCGCTTAGCGAACGGTAAACAGTAGGATCCCCGTTGGACTCCCCGTTGCTTCCGTTGCTGGAGTCAGAACCTGTGTTCCCTGCTGAGGAGAACTTACGGCGGCGGCGGATAGCGCTCGGAGTGGGAGGAGCCTCAAGTCCTGGGGCTGAGGCACTCTGGGATACATTAGTTCTCCCACTAGTACTGTTGTTGTTGACGCTGCTCATCCCTGTTACTACATCAATGCTCTCAGTCTCAGTCCCAAGAGCAGGAACAGAGACCAGgttctctcgtttctctctcgctcctgcgTATAACCCCGATCCCTCTCGCATTCCCTCGTTTAACCCCGATCCCTCTCGCATTCCCTCGTTTAACTCTGGCCATTTCTCCTCATGCAGAGCAGACTGCTTCCAGACAGTCAGGGGTTGACCTAGCACATCTCTGGCCAAAGATGATCCTAAACTTGACCCCACAAATAACCTCTCAGGGTCACCAGGTCCAGTCTCTGGTTCTGTGACTATGCCCTCATCTGTGAGGCTTGACTCGTGACCCGATAGCTCATCAACAAATCGGTCATAAAACACATTCTCCTCAGAATCTCCCTTCTGTAGGCACTTCTCTCGTTCTCTGTTTTCACATTCCCCCTCCTTCTTCTCTTGTTCCCCTGAAATGGAGGCTGCCCCAATGTCAACCTCAGCCTCCCtagctctcccctccctctcttttgtctCCTGCTCCTCCACTTGTTTCCTTTTGAAACCCTCATCCTCAGTGGAATCTGTCGCTAGCATATCATCCTCGTTATCATCATCCTTGCGAGCGCTCATCTGGCAGATATCTCTGATCACCTGTCTGGCCTCCTGTACATACCTGTCCTGCAGCGGAGTAGGCATCACTTCATCATCCCCATAACCCCCTGCTCTGCAGTCCCCTCCgtcactctccacctctctggcaggcaccaccctcctccctccatcacgcTCTCCGTCTAAATCCAGACGTTGCTCAGAAGAGCTTCTTTTGGCCGAGGACCCATCTGAATGTTGCCTCCCTTCTGGTTTATCAGAGTAAGTGAAGGATTTGGCACGTCGAAGAGTTGCAGTGAGGTCCTTTAATGAAGGGCGGAGTCCTGGGTGGAGACCTCTTGACCCCATCCTGTACACCGCAGATGACCCCTCAGTAACCCCTGACCTGTCCGTCTTCCGAACTCTGAGCTCTGATAGGTCACTTTTCAGGAAGCTGAGGAGGGACATTGTTTCCGAAGCAATATCCGGGTTTGAGACTGACATCCTGTTCCTGTCCTTATCCCCGACTACGCCACCACTTATCAACCGCTGGAACACTGTAGTCTCCTCCCTAGTAACCCCTCGAGTGTCCCCTGTGGTTGGAGATGGTGGATTGACAGGGGGAAGAAGGTGGGAGCAGACTCTAACAGGGGCGCGGGATAAGTTATCCCCATGTCCGAAGCTGGGGGAGCGGTACATGGTGAAGTTACCGTGGTAGGTCTTACTGAGCATGGAGGAGGATGCACCGACCACACTGCCtggggtggtggtagtagtagtagtgttagccATTCTGTTAGCATAGCTAGCTTGGTCTTCTTTCAGTGTCTCTGTGCTACAGTATCTACTGCTGGTCTGCGATCCGCAGGGACTCGAAATAAACGATGAGATGTTGACCTTTGACACCCGTGATACCCCTGTGAGGGGCGTGGTCAAGGGAGATGATGTCCCCGGCCCACCTGAGGTGTATTGGCGTCTGTAGCTCTCCTGCGCCACCATCTGGTTAGGAGTGTAATTGCGTCCCCTCTGCGCTGCATTGTTTCTAGAGCCTTCGGGTTCTCTGAGCCGGTTCCGAGAGCTACCAGCCTGTTCTGTAGTGGCGGCGGTGTTCTGTTGGTGTCTCTCCAGGTGTTCCATCATACCTGTCTGCTCGTCGTCGCTGTCGTCTGATTCACCATTGTCTCGTCCTGTTGCTATGGCAACTTcgctgttcttcttcttcttcctcagtGAACGGCGTCGCATGGTGTCTCGGCTAGGTCCTAGTGAAGCAGGGCTGTCCTCTTCACTGCCTGAAGACCTTCCGGGGACCTTTCCACCCCACCAACCATTCTTACCGCGGGAGAGGTAACTTCCACTGACACCTAACGAGGGAGCGCTCCTTCCTCCTGCTCGGTGGTACTCCTCTTCTTCGTCTCCTGAGCTGAACCTCCAGCGGGCTGTGATGGCTGCCCTGGCTGAGGCTCTATCAGAGGAGGGGGCCACCGGTCTGGAGGAGCTATGTGAGGAATGTAAACTGTCCCTGGGCTGTCCGGCCCCCTGGCTCTGCTGCTGCTCTACAGAGGGGCagacacaggaggaggagaggccccTGGAGCTGCTccgaggtggggaggtggggccAGCGGCTAGGACAGAGAGTGGGGGGTCAGAGTTCAGACTAGATGGACGGGTCTCAGgctcctctcctccactgctgGGGCTGTGGGGTCTGTGCGTGTTTGATGGCTGTGCCACCCTAAGAAACATACCACTTCTACTAATACTAGCGCTGGCTGGCTCAATCTCTGCCTTGTCTGAGTAGTGCTGGTCAGGGTGAAAGGCTGAGTCCATGCCctggtgtctcctctctctgcccaggGAGGCAGCCCTGCTGCGGTGTCTGTCTGACAGTGAGAGGCTAGTGGCTTCTggggttgggctgttgggagaCTGCCTGTCGCTTCTGCCTGATACAGAGTTCTCTTTGGAGCTGCTGAAGAGCTCGAGGTGGTCAGCAGACTTTAaatcctctgcatcagaggtgGACCGGTGCTTCTTTCTGTGCCTGTCCCCAAAAAGCTCTCGGATCTTGGTGACACTGGGCCAGTTGGTTAAATCAATGTGAACAGGAGGATCTCCATGGTGACTTGGGAAATAGCTCCTGTGTGACTTGCAGGCAGGCGCCCCACTGACAAAAACATAATCCTCAGCGTTCAACGTTTCACTGCAGTTATTGTTATCAGAGATAGACGGATCAATTTGGGAATAATCTCTTTTACCAGTCCCAACGCTGCTGCCTTGTGCAGATTTGCGAGTATAAATCAATTGTTGATTTCTATCCGAATCCGACCCAGAGACAGAGTCTGTGCCTGAATAAAACGTTTGTTGCTTAACTTTAGTGTCAGTCGGAGACTCTGTTAACACCGTGTCAGTAACTTGTAAATATCCACTGTCCTCGTGGAATAAATTCCGAGACGGggatctctctccccttctgctTTTAAATCGGGGTAAAGTTGTGCTCTTCCCGGCCACGTTACTGCCAGGGCTCAGGGCTCCGTGATTCCGAGCCGAATTAGTGCTACTGAACTTTTCAGTGAGTTGGCGAatagagggagaaatggaggagagaggagtggaagaggctTT
This window contains:
- the LOC112247607 gene encoding rho guanine nucleotide exchange factor 17; amino-acid sequence: MAETETEKVYSRVSFKKFESWSSNKSRCEIQQNKSKDLESSSSALPPPSTAAAEKAQPSAMRNVSVSRKVSKISAASLDTAELKKASSTPLSSISPSIRQLTEKFSSTNSARNHGALSPGSNVAGKSTTLPRFKSRRGERSPSRNLFHEDSGYLQVTDTVLTESPTDTKVKQQTFYSGTDSVSGSDSDRNQQLIYTRKSAQGSSVGTGKRDYSQIDPSISDNNNCSETLNAEDYVFVSGAPACKSHRSYFPSHHGDPPVHIDLTNWPSVTKIRELFGDRHRKKHRSTSDAEDLKSADHLELFSSSKENSVSGRSDRQSPNSPTPEATSLSLSDRHRSRAASLGRERRHQGMDSAFHPDQHYSDKAEIEPASASISRSGMFLRVAQPSNTHRPHSPSSGGEEPETRPSSLNSDPPLSVLAAGPTSPPRSSSRGLSSSCVCPSVEQQQSQGAGQPRDSLHSSHSSSRPVAPSSDRASARAAITARWRFSSGDEEEEYHRAGGRSAPSLGVSGSYLSRGKNGWWGGKVPGRSSGSEEDSPASLGPSRDTMRRRSLRKKKKNSEVAIATGRDNGESDDSDDEQTGMMEHLERHQQNTAATTEQAGSSRNRLREPEGSRNNAAQRGRNYTPNQMVAQESYRRQYTSGGPGTSSPLTTPLTGVSRVSKVNISSFISSPCGSQTSSRYCSTETLKEDQASYANRMANTTTTTTTPGSVVGASSSMLSKTYHGNFTMYRSPSFGHGDNLSRAPVRVCSHLLPPVNPPSPTTGDTRGVTREETTVFQRLISGGVVGDKDRNRMSVSNPDIASETMSLLSFLKSDLSELRVRKTDRSGVTEGSSAVYRMGSRGLHPGLRPSLKDLTATLRRAKSFTYSDKPEGRQHSDGSSAKRSSSEQRLDLDGERDGGRRVVPAREVESDGGDCRAGGYGDDEVMPTPLQDRYVQEARQVIRDICQMSARKDDDNEDDMLATDSTEDEGFKRKQVEEQETKEREGRAREAEVDIGAASISGEQEKKEGECENREREKCLQKGDSEENVFYDRFVDELSGHESSLTDEGIVTEPETGPGDPERLFVGSSLGSSLARDVLGQPLTVWKQSALHEEKWPELNEGMREGSGLNEGMREGSGLYAGAREKRENLVSVPALGTETESIDVVTGMSSVNNNSTSGRTNVSQSASAPGLEAPPTPSAIRRRRKFSSAGNTGSDSSNGSNGESNGDPTVYRSLSDPMPHRRHSVSEEGNNSFSVDSNLLGSLSLSSKGAGGVGGGSVPESSSAADLSECTGSVTSELSVYSDGGLRDDSLRDDYSNVIRSIVAEPGAMDRLMTDDKNNGKATKKKSFSDPSRRGDGHLLDESGFKSHHHPNEPISELDQLGQIPPSSSEPILSEQRDELWELGDERGRPLRSRLVNNEGGKLRSQSERELHSCLYGDDTDGGGQILNFDPELAEVLSPKMGRRASRKRSNRVAQTASEELDHSEPGPEDHGPEESQDQDQTELNPPLPPPPPKSKARSKHVRHASEPATFIPISPPPQPPPALLPASEPSILCQPTGVEAPSLEDVTKRYILALNAPGCEGEPSGPGSGGTVPVPDGSNSSPATPTGAREPRLQRKSSEELTTPAPQRAKPRVDMRRHVVMTLLDTEQSYVESLRTLIQGYMRPLKQPDSGSLVDPSLVDEMFYQIPEILEHHEHFLEQVTGCISQWHDKQTVGQLLIQSFSKEILANIYSAYIENFLNAKDAVRIAKEAKPAFLKFLETSMRENKEKQALGDLMIKPVQRIPRYELLVKDLLKHTPEEHPDHPLLLDAQRDIKRLAEKINKGRRSAEEVERETRVMQEIEAHIEGVEHVRDILNPMRKFLRQEMVMEAKTVGGKKDRSLFLFSDLLICTTLKRKSGSLRRSSMSLYSAASVIDTSSKYKFLWKLPLEDVEIVKSPSQATNKETIQKMIGRLDEDLSTLGHISKLSETLSFPHQSLDDVIKDLMVSVHRELAEKQSLAFSMSFLPTKLELTTASAETSFVFEFSSPDTRSNFQQAFEDAKKQLAMNKDQWDPEFLKAIPIMKTRSGMQFSCASPSHSCPESSSEVWVCNSDGYVGQVCLLNIRDQPTVEACIAVCSARIICIAAVPGLKGRERGVDPFPAPPRVAVDSTPSQQQLHISISHSSLQLTEPPSGAGPELVPFDSDDTDDEDSPSPSSTLQSQASHSTVSSSYANEEGSGSKDMATETTSSEEEQDYPEASPYGAPGRPGVGGRGRPHSESPMDGRAMRRSSRGSFTRASLEDLLSIDPEAYQSSVWLGTEDGCIHVYQSSDNIRNRKNSMKMQHSAPILCVLYLDNKVFVSLANGEVIVYQREAGSFWDAQSSQTLSLGTPSSPVTKMVPVGGKLWCGSQNRVLIINTTTLVQEHWFQVGTDSSRCVTCMVSYGQGVWLALQGSAQIRLYHAQTWDSLTEVDVAPAVHKMLAGSDAIIRQHKAACLRITALLGCKDLLWIGTSAGVVLTLSIPAVSSGTVSGTLRSPLTPMGSAHGHTGHVRFLTSIELPEGFNVNFPLPADTTAQSGVDGGNGGLQRRDSSHRRASALLPVKTNQLVISGGDGYEDFRLTNSSSETVGRDDSTNHLLLWRV